A window of Streptomyces broussonetiae genomic DNA:
GGCGCGCACGGCCTCGCCGCCAACCTCGGCGGGCACACCAGCCGTGACCTGTCGCGCCTGCGGGACCGGCTCGACCTGTGGGCGGCCCTGCTGTGCCGCACGGACCCGAGCGGAGCACAGGCTGCTACGACCGCTCGACGTGCACGCTCGTCGACTTCACCCGCGCAATGACCGTGACCCCGACCGCGAGACCCAGCTCATCCGCGGCCTCGCGGGTCACCAGGGACACGACCTGGTGCGGACCGGCCTGGATCTCCACCCGGGCCACGACGTCGTCCGCCCTCAGGCCGGTGACGATGCCGGTGAGCGCGTTGCGCACGGAGGTGGGCCCACCAGCCGCCCCGGCCCGCTCGTCCTCGGCCGCGCGCTCCCGCACGAACCGTGCCAGCCCCACGCCGTCGATCATCCGGTTGCCCGAGCCGTCCCGGCCCATCGGCGGCCGGCCCGCGTCCGCCCACCGGCGCACGGTTTCCGGACTCACCCTCAACAGGCGCGCGGCCTGGCCAATGCTGTACGTCGGCACCCTCGAACCCTAGCCGTCCGTTCTCCTCGCGCAGGCCGTGCATGCTGCCGCGCCGGCTGGAGTACCGCGTCGCGCTCGCCAGGGAACGCCACTTCGCCCGCGCAGCAGCCGTCTGTTACGTGTCGCAACCGTCCCCGTCGGCCGCGATACGAAGACTCGAGCACGACCTCGACGGCATGCACGTCGGCACGGGCGCCGCCGGACGC
This region includes:
- a CDS encoding TOBE domain-containing protein — its product is MPTYSIGQAARLLRVSPETVRRWADAGRPPMGRDGSGNRMIDGVGLARFVRERAAEDERAGAAGGPTSVRNALTGIVTGLRADDVVARVEIQAGPHQVVSLVTREAADELGLAVGVTVIARVKSTSVHVERS